The following proteins are encoded in a genomic region of Prochlorococcus marinus XMU1408:
- a CDS encoding Ppx/GppA phosphatase family protein: MLGESINNSFQRNSIELDLGENQDTKLCRVATIDIGTNSTHLLIAKLEPKLNTFSIELAEKSTTRLGERDPDTGELTSLAMNRAFSTLKRFKDLSESYKVEGLLVAATSAVREASNGRIFISEIKKKIGLDVELISGAEEARLIYLGVLSGMQFGNKPHLVLDIGGGSTELILADSSEARALTSTKIGAVRLQREFIKKDPISSQTELFLRSFIRGSMESAIDKVSKRIEVGEEPVLVATSGTAMAIGALISSKENHIQSRLQGYKIPKNNLDSIVSQLIKLTPSQRSQLSSLSERRSEIIVPGALILQTIMNMVNVDEIVLSERALREGLVVDWMCRNNYLKDQLSFQGSIRERTVIHQSRRFGVNSKRSKRVSEFAMTFYDQTRGILHNDNGEGRDLLWAAAKLHACGKHINISAYHKHSWYLIKNGELLGYSQAEHLMVAAIARYHRKSLPKKRHECWQLLIDESQRNLVSDMSLLLRLSCSLDRRPEPLISKIVIEVKNKKVDLELIPNDLGQNLDLEKWSLTKAILLIKKIKDVEINIL; the protein is encoded by the coding sequence ATGTTAGGTGAATCAATAAATAATTCCTTTCAAAGGAATTCTATTGAATTGGATCTTGGAGAAAATCAAGATACTAAACTGTGTCGTGTGGCAACAATTGATATTGGTACTAACTCTACCCATTTGTTGATTGCAAAGCTTGAACCTAAATTAAATACTTTTAGTATTGAACTTGCTGAAAAATCAACAACACGACTAGGAGAAAGAGATCCTGATACTGGGGAACTTACATCTCTTGCAATGAATAGGGCTTTTTCAACATTAAAGAGGTTTAAGGATTTATCTGAAAGTTATAAAGTAGAAGGTCTCTTGGTCGCTGCCACAAGTGCGGTTAGAGAAGCATCTAATGGAAGAATCTTTATATCGGAAATAAAGAAGAAGATAGGCTTAGACGTTGAATTAATAAGTGGAGCAGAAGAAGCCAGATTGATTTATCTAGGCGTACTTTCAGGAATGCAATTTGGGAATAAACCTCATCTTGTTCTTGATATAGGGGGAGGTTCGACTGAATTAATCCTAGCTGATAGTTCTGAGGCAAGAGCATTAACAAGTACAAAGATTGGAGCAGTAAGATTGCAAAGAGAATTTATAAAAAAAGATCCAATATCCTCTCAAACTGAATTGTTTTTAAGGTCATTTATCAGAGGCTCTATGGAGTCTGCAATTGACAAAGTCTCTAAGAGAATTGAAGTAGGAGAAGAACCAGTTTTAGTTGCAACTAGTGGAACTGCTATGGCTATTGGGGCATTAATCTCTAGCAAAGAAAATCATATTCAATCAAGATTACAAGGATATAAAATCCCAAAAAATAATTTAGATAGTATTGTTAGTCAGTTAATAAAACTGACACCTTCTCAAAGGAGTCAGTTATCCTCATTAAGTGAAAGAAGATCTGAGATTATTGTTCCAGGAGCTTTGATTTTACAAACCATAATGAATATGGTTAATGTTGACGAAATTGTTTTAAGTGAAAGAGCTCTTCGAGAAGGATTAGTAGTTGATTGGATGTGTCGAAATAATTATCTAAAAGATCAATTGAGCTTTCAAGGGTCAATAAGAGAAAGAACTGTTATTCATCAATCTAGAAGATTTGGCGTTAATTCAAAAAGATCAAAAAGAGTATCAGAATTTGCGATGACATTTTATGATCAGACAAGAGGAATTTTGCACAATGATAATGGAGAAGGTAGAGATCTTTTATGGGCAGCAGCTAAACTTCATGCATGCGGAAAGCATATAAATATAAGTGCCTACCATAAGCATTCATGGTATTTAATTAAAAATGGCGAGCTTTTAGGTTACTCTCAGGCTGAACATTTAATGGTAGCAGCTATCGCTAGATATCACAGGAAAAGTCTTCCAAAAAAAAGGCATGAATGTTGGCAATTATTAATCGATGAAAGTCAAAGGAATTTGGTAAGTGATATGTCGTTACTTCTTCGACTTTCTTGCTCTTTGGATAGAAGGCCAGAACCTTTGATATCCAAAATAGTTATCGAGGTTAAAAATAAAAAAGTTGATTTGGAGCTGATTCCTAATGACTTAGGCCAGAACTTAGATCTTGAGAAATGGAGCTTAACTAAGGCAATTCTATTAATTAAGAAAATCAAAGATGTTGAAATAAATATACTTTAG
- a CDS encoding helix-turn-helix domain-containing protein — MEQSEGIKSDNAYIAEKKSSLQKVGEFLREARQGRSLSLDDLSSSLRIGKEQLIALEEGDERSLPEKVFIRAMVRRIAEKLNLDISFIIEELNDKKKSLPKSNQVINKKNSKKNRSINPFSMVILSGALGLFSSIMLLKYFQSIQNNYVNPQQSYIFLFDKNIYS, encoded by the coding sequence TTGGAACAAAGTGAAGGCATCAAAAGCGATAATGCCTATATCGCAGAAAAAAAATCTTCCTTACAAAAAGTTGGGGAGTTTCTAAGAGAAGCGCGCCAAGGCAGAAGTCTTTCATTAGATGATTTATCCTCATCACTTAGAATTGGCAAAGAACAACTGATTGCACTTGAAGAAGGAGATGAAAGATCACTTCCTGAAAAAGTTTTTATTAGAGCAATGGTTCGTCGAATAGCCGAGAAATTAAACCTAGATATTAGTTTTATCATTGAAGAACTCAATGATAAGAAAAAGAGTTTACCAAAATCCAACCAAGTAATTAATAAGAAAAATTCTAAAAAAAATAGAAGTATCAATCCATTTAGCATGGTAATTTTATCTGGTGCTTTAGGTTTATTTTCTTCAATTATGTTATTGAAATATTTTCAATCAATTCAAAATAATTATGTTAATCCCCAGCAAAGTTATATATTTTTATTCGATAAAAATATATATTCCTAA
- the cobM gene encoding precorrin-4 C(11)-methyltransferase: MNPIAIVGAGPGALDLMTVRAQRRLKTADVLVWTDSLIPVQITTLVKDDCEKIQTSSLTLEEILLVLIQKHKEGKKIVRLHDGDPCLYGAISEQICRLNDEGIEVEIIPGVSAYQATAATLGFELTIPDLTQTIILSRADGRTGKPKKENLQKLASIQSSLCLYLSARHVEEVQSILINYYHVDTPVAIAHRITWPDEWVKIVPLSEMAKTSKEKKLIRTTLYIISPTLKIGNKRSKLYDPTHSHLFRPK, from the coding sequence ATGAATCCTATTGCAATTGTTGGAGCAGGTCCAGGAGCTTTAGATTTAATGACAGTAAGAGCTCAACGCAGACTTAAAACAGCTGATGTTTTAGTTTGGACAGATTCTTTAATTCCTGTTCAAATAACAACTCTTGTTAAAGATGATTGTGAAAAAATACAGACAAGTTCATTAACTCTTGAAGAAATACTTCTTGTCCTAATACAAAAGCATAAGGAAGGTAAAAAAATTGTTCGTCTGCATGATGGAGATCCTTGCTTATATGGAGCGATATCAGAACAAATATGTAGATTAAATGATGAAGGAATTGAAGTAGAGATTATTCCTGGAGTAAGTGCATATCAAGCTACTGCAGCAACATTAGGCTTCGAACTAACTATTCCAGATCTAACCCAAACAATAATACTTAGCAGAGCAGATGGTAGAACAGGTAAGCCAAAAAAAGAAAACCTTCAAAAGCTTGCATCTATTCAATCTTCTTTGTGTCTTTACTTAAGTGCTAGACATGTGGAAGAAGTACAATCCATACTTATAAATTATTATCATGTAGATACACCTGTCGCGATTGCACATAGAATCACCTGGCCAGATGAGTGGGTAAAAATTGTACCTTTAAGCGAGATGGCAAAAACCTCTAAAGAAAAAAAATTAATTAGAACGACATTGTATATAATTAGTCCAACATTAAAGATCGGTAATAAAAGATCAAAGCTTTATGATCCAACACATTCTCATTTGTTTAGACCTAAATAA
- the lgt gene encoding prolipoprotein diacylglyceryl transferase, which produces MENILIALRAPGPDLIQMGPFSLRWYGLLIAISVLIGVNLSGELARKKGLKKSLINDLLPILVLASVIGARIYYVAFEWRNYTGINFWSSINFFNLNIPIPSAIEIWGGGIAIHGALIMGTLSVIFFCRWRKQSFWDVIDVLVPSVALGQAIGRWGNFFNNEAFGIPTNLPWKLFIPYEFRPEIFSTNDYFHPTFLYESVWNIFVFTILIFLFNKSNKHELILPSGTLSCLYLISYSLGRFWIEALRIDPLCLGGIPPFCQGGLRIAQLISLFLMFAGFLGMWRIYISKKTLPDPSLSNGRIQ; this is translated from the coding sequence ATGGAAAATATATTAATAGCGCTTAGAGCCCCTGGGCCTGATTTGATTCAAATGGGTCCTTTTTCATTAAGATGGTACGGATTATTAATAGCTATTTCAGTTTTAATAGGAGTTAATTTATCAGGTGAATTAGCTCGCAAAAAAGGTTTAAAAAAAAGTCTAATCAATGATTTACTTCCTATTTTAGTTCTGGCATCTGTAATTGGTGCAAGAATTTATTATGTAGCATTTGAATGGAGAAATTATACTGGTATAAATTTTTGGAGTTCTATTAACTTTTTCAACTTGAATATTCCAATTCCTAGTGCAATCGAAATTTGGGGAGGAGGCATTGCGATTCACGGTGCTCTAATAATGGGAACATTATCAGTAATATTTTTTTGTCGATGGCGAAAACAATCTTTTTGGGATGTTATTGATGTTTTAGTTCCTTCAGTTGCATTAGGCCAAGCAATAGGTAGATGGGGCAATTTTTTTAACAACGAAGCTTTTGGAATACCTACAAACTTACCTTGGAAATTATTTATACCTTATGAATTCAGGCCAGAAATATTCTCCACAAATGATTATTTTCATCCTACTTTTCTTTATGAATCAGTATGGAATATTTTTGTTTTTACTATATTAATTTTCCTTTTTAATAAATCAAATAAACATGAACTAATACTGCCTTCAGGCACTTTAAGTTGTCTTTATTTAATAAGCTACAGTTTAGGTAGGTTTTGGATAGAAGCCTTAAGAATAGATCCTCTTTGCTTAGGTGGAATTCCTCCTTTTTGTCAGGGAGGGCTTCGTATAGCTCAATTGATAAGCTTATTTTTAATGTTTGCAGGTTTTTTGGGAATGTGGAGAATTTATATTTCTAAAAAAACACTTCCTGATCCTTCTTTAAGTAATGGGAGAATTCAATGA
- the petA gene encoding cytochrome f encodes MRRSLKLFLCAVVVGFSIFLVPQPSWAYPFWAQQKFENPREATGKIVCANCHVASMPTRAEVPQSVAADSVFKTVVEIPYKKDLQEIGADGSKVPLQVGAVVMLPDGFKLAPQERWTDEIKEETQGVYFTQYSEEQENIILVGPLPGDQNREIVFPVLSPDPAKDKNIHFGKYSIHVGGNRGRGQVYPTGEKSNNNLFTATNSGTITSIETNEDGTQIINLNNEAGENFAENIPAGTTLLVKEGDTIESGSKLTEDPNVGGFGQLDKEIVLQSKARVIGMIIFFIGVGLSQIMLVLKKKQVEKVQAAEGI; translated from the coding sequence ATGAGACGATCATTAAAGCTTTTCCTTTGTGCAGTTGTTGTTGGATTTTCAATATTTCTAGTTCCTCAACCAAGTTGGGCATACCCATTTTGGGCGCAACAAAAATTCGAAAACCCTAGAGAGGCAACCGGCAAAATTGTATGTGCTAATTGTCACGTAGCAAGCATGCCAACACGAGCTGAAGTACCTCAGTCAGTCGCAGCTGATAGTGTTTTCAAAACAGTTGTAGAAATACCTTATAAAAAGGATCTACAAGAAATCGGAGCCGACGGAAGCAAAGTCCCTCTTCAAGTTGGAGCGGTAGTTATGCTTCCAGATGGATTTAAGCTTGCTCCTCAAGAAAGATGGACTGATGAAATAAAAGAGGAGACACAAGGTGTTTACTTCACTCAATACAGCGAAGAACAAGAAAATATTATTTTAGTAGGCCCTTTACCTGGAGATCAAAATAGAGAGATTGTTTTCCCTGTACTTTCACCTGATCCTGCTAAAGACAAAAATATTCACTTTGGAAAATATTCAATTCATGTAGGAGGGAATAGAGGGAGAGGTCAAGTTTACCCAACTGGTGAGAAGAGCAATAATAATTTGTTTACGGCAACAAATTCAGGGACAATAACTTCAATAGAAACAAACGAAGATGGTACACAAATAATAAATCTAAATAATGAAGCAGGAGAAAATTTTGCTGAAAATATTCCTGCTGGGACTACATTATTAGTAAAAGAAGGCGACACTATTGAGTCAGGTTCAAAGTTAACTGAAGACCCAAATGTTGGAGGCTTTGGTCAACTTGACAAAGAAATAGTTTTACAGAGTAAGGCAAGAGTTATTGGAATGATAATCTTCTTTATTGGAGTTGGTTTGTCTCAAATAATGCTAGTTCTTAAAAAGAAACAAGTAGAAAAAGTTCAAGCTGCTGAAGGAATATAA
- the petC gene encoding cytochrome b6-f complex iron-sulfur subunit: MTQMNAADVPSMGRRQFMNLLTFGTVTGVALGALYPVAQYFTPYRAGGGGGGTNAKDELGNPVKASVWLSSHPVGDRSLVQGLKGDPTYLIVEGEDAITSYGINAICTHLGCVVPWNSGANKYMCPCHGSQYDSTGKVVRGPAPLSLAIAHVSVEDDQVLVSQWTETDFRTGTDPWWG; encoded by the coding sequence ATGACACAAATGAATGCTGCAGATGTGCCCTCAATGGGCAGAAGGCAGTTCATGAACTTGCTTACCTTTGGCACCGTTACGGGAGTTGCCTTGGGGGCTTTATATCCTGTAGCTCAATACTTCACTCCCTATAGAGCTGGTGGAGGTGGAGGTGGCACAAATGCTAAAGATGAGCTTGGTAATCCAGTTAAGGCAAGTGTTTGGCTATCTTCTCATCCAGTTGGAGATAGAAGTTTGGTCCAAGGGCTTAAAGGAGATCCTACCTATCTAATAGTTGAAGGTGAGGATGCAATAACTAGTTATGGAATTAATGCCATTTGTACTCACCTTGGATGTGTAGTTCCATGGAATAGCGGTGCCAATAAATACATGTGTCCATGTCATGGAAGTCAATACGACTCAACAGGAAAAGTTGTTCGAGGTCCTGCTCCCTTATCATTAGCAATTGCTCATGTATCAGTTGAAGACGATCAGGTTCTAGTGAGTCAGTGGACAGAAACTGATTTCCGAACTGGTACTGACCCTTGGTGGGGTTGA
- a CDS encoding DUF3067 family protein — MSFKSNEFNSGNFSSRIPLEVDEVVGCLRRRWGVTYDLKLLIKRDRIYLQMMWGFLEQQSFPLDEETFRENLNRTLEIINRAGQSGLVRNWLENVQAKPRLGRAITLILPIDQRMEEFVL, encoded by the coding sequence ATGAGTTTTAAATCTAATGAGTTTAATTCTGGTAATTTTTCTTCTCGAATTCCATTGGAAGTAGACGAAGTAGTGGGGTGCTTAAGAAGGCGATGGGGCGTCACATATGATTTGAAATTGTTAATCAAAAGAGACAGAATATATTTACAAATGATGTGGGGATTTTTAGAACAACAATCTTTCCCTTTGGATGAAGAGACCTTTAGAGAAAATTTGAATCGCACCTTAGAAATTATTAACCGTGCAGGCCAATCGGGTTTAGTAAGGAATTGGTTGGAAAATGTTCAGGCAAAGCCAAGACTTGGAAGGGCAATAACTTTAATTTTGCCTATTGATCAAAGGATGGAAGAATTTGTTCTTTGA
- the tatC gene encoding twin-arginine translocase subunit TatC gives MPLVDHLEELRQRVLKSLIAILLSSGFCLLFVRKLVQTLEIPAGKIHFLQVAPGEFLFISIKVAGYGGLTISLPFILYQFLKFILPGLTKKEKLLIAPSVAGSAILFFLGIFFAWKALIPAALGFLISYGADVVEPLWSIEKYLDFVLLLMLSTGLAFQLPILQLILGFFELISWQKMLSAWRVVIITSAIAGAIITPSTDPITMLLLSTSITFLFFIGVGLVVLTTNLKEQILPSFDQ, from the coding sequence ATGCCTTTAGTTGATCATTTAGAAGAGCTTCGTCAAAGGGTCCTTAAAAGTCTCATTGCTATTCTTCTGTCTTCAGGTTTTTGCCTTCTATTCGTAAGAAAGCTTGTACAAACTTTGGAGATTCCTGCAGGGAAAATACACTTTTTGCAAGTAGCACCCGGTGAATTTTTATTTATTTCAATAAAAGTTGCTGGATACGGTGGCCTAACTATTTCTCTTCCTTTCATTCTTTACCAATTTTTAAAGTTCATTCTTCCTGGTTTAACTAAAAAAGAAAAACTACTTATTGCTCCCTCTGTTGCAGGTTCAGCAATTTTGTTTTTTTTAGGGATTTTCTTTGCATGGAAAGCTTTGATACCAGCAGCGCTAGGATTTCTTATAAGTTATGGTGCAGATGTAGTTGAGCCACTTTGGTCAATAGAAAAATATTTAGATTTTGTACTTCTACTCATGCTTTCAACAGGATTGGCATTTCAATTGCCAATCCTTCAATTAATTTTAGGGTTTTTTGAATTAATTTCATGGCAAAAAATGCTATCTGCCTGGAGAGTGGTGATAATCACCTCTGCAATTGCAGGAGCAATAATAACTCCTTCTACTGATCCCATAACAATGCTTCTTTTATCAACATCGATAACTTTTTTGTTTTTTATCGGAGTTGGTTTAGTGGTCTTAACAACTAATCTCAAAGAACAAATTCTTCCATCCTTTGATCAATAG
- a CDS encoding NFACT family protein: MNKVPIQIMDLTTLKAVVFELKKDIVPSRFEKAQQIDSNTVQLGFRTLESLKWLEISWMADSPRIVEIHPPKKHGENSTLAKQLKHLLTNLALVEIEQTGFERVIKFKFSSRPGKEIEKELIVELMGRYSNILLLDKARKVITLGKQVKESQSRLRPIGTGDIYTSPPPLKGLVPDFSESFNSWKNNICLVPSTFKNSIKNTYQGISPTLTLQIAGKTYNEAMSIINQPVTNIQLKIWEKIYKRWREWLLDIENNNYTISFQGPTDFVVWGNLKPEVKCKNIGLILSTYYSNKILEKKLTSIWKKLEQDLKNSKNDEIRKLRIQELLIKNISEYINMQKKAQKLLSLKSPTKKQIIEAQNLFKEAKRKKRSRESILNRIKFHKKRISDIEYCELFLEELTYKEGDNNNNKLDSIIELKEEVEEYICIKKVNSKFKSNKRKEHSSNIKEIQSPSGLKIQIGSNNRQNEFISLKKRRKGDLWFHAQEIPGSHVVLKSSNGIFDDKDVQLAADLASFFSRARGSKLVPIIMVPIENLQRISGSLPGTVSHRGGKVLWGKAERAEKYFHQK; this comes from the coding sequence ATGAATAAAGTTCCAATTCAAATTATGGACTTAACAACCCTTAAAGCGGTTGTATTTGAACTTAAAAAAGATATAGTTCCAAGTCGATTTGAAAAGGCGCAACAAATTGATTCAAATACTGTTCAATTAGGATTTAGGACACTAGAAAGTCTTAAATGGCTAGAAATTAGCTGGATGGCAGATTCACCAAGAATTGTAGAAATCCACCCCCCAAAAAAACATGGGGAAAATAGCACTTTAGCGAAGCAGCTAAAACATTTACTTACCAATTTAGCTTTGGTAGAAATAGAACAAACTGGCTTTGAAAGAGTAATAAAATTCAAATTTTCTAGCAGACCCGGCAAAGAAATTGAAAAAGAATTAATAGTCGAATTAATGGGTAGATATAGCAATATTTTACTTCTAGATAAAGCTAGAAAAGTAATTACTCTTGGGAAACAAGTAAAAGAGAGCCAATCAAGATTAAGGCCAATAGGTACGGGAGATATCTATACATCTCCTCCACCACTTAAAGGTTTAGTTCCTGATTTCTCTGAGTCATTCAATTCATGGAAAAACAATATATGCCTAGTTCCATCAACTTTTAAAAATAGTATAAAAAACACTTATCAAGGGATTAGTCCAACATTAACATTACAAATTGCGGGTAAAACTTATAATGAAGCAATGAGTATCATAAATCAACCGGTAACAAATATTCAATTAAAGATATGGGAAAAAATATATAAAAGATGGAGAGAATGGCTGCTAGATATAGAGAACAATAATTATACTATTAGTTTCCAAGGACCAACAGATTTTGTTGTTTGGGGTAACCTAAAACCAGAAGTTAAATGTAAAAATATAGGTCTTATACTTAGCACATACTATTCAAATAAGATTTTAGAAAAAAAGCTAACTTCTATTTGGAAAAAATTAGAACAAGATCTCAAAAATTCAAAAAATGATGAAATTAGAAAACTAAGAATTCAAGAATTACTAATTAAAAATATTTCTGAATATATAAATATGCAAAAGAAGGCTCAGAAGCTTCTTTCTCTAAAATCTCCTACAAAGAAGCAAATAATCGAAGCACAGAATTTATTCAAAGAAGCTAAAAGGAAAAAAAGATCTAGGGAATCAATTCTGAATAGAATTAAATTTCATAAGAAAAGAATATCAGATATTGAATACTGTGAATTATTTCTTGAAGAATTAACATATAAGGAAGGTGATAATAATAATAATAAGTTGGATTCAATTATTGAGCTTAAAGAAGAGGTAGAGGAATATATATGCATCAAAAAAGTTAATTCAAAATTTAAATCAAACAAGAGAAAAGAACACTCATCAAATATAAAAGAGATACAAAGTCCTAGCGGTCTAAAAATCCAAATAGGAAGTAACAACAGGCAAAACGAATTTATTAGTTTAAAAAAAAGGAGAAAAGGAGACCTCTGGTTTCATGCGCAGGAAATTCCAGGCAGTCATGTTGTACTTAAATCATCCAATGGAATTTTTGATGACAAAGACGTTCAATTAGCTGCTGATCTAGCTTCTTTTTTTAGCCGAGCACGTGGTAGCAAGCTTGTACCTATAATTATGGTTCCAATTGAGAATCTTCAAAGGATATCAGGCTCCTTACCTGGAACTGTTAGCCACAGAGGTGGAAAGGTCCTTTGGGGAAAAGCTGAAAGAGCTGAGAAATATTTCCACCAGAAGTGA
- the gmk gene encoding guanylate kinase encodes MSSLGNLTVLTGPSGVGKGTIVRKILDKHSDVWLSISATTRHPRAGEIDGQHYFFLEQKEFQKIIDSGGFLEWASFSNNCYGTPQKIVKEKIEKGTNVLLEIELEGARQIRNSFPEALQIFLAPPNLSELEKRIRGRGTETESSIKDRLAIAKKEIIAKKEFDAVVINDDIDKAFREIEGLMGLKSS; translated from the coding sequence ATGTCATCTTTAGGAAATCTTACTGTTCTCACTGGCCCGAGTGGAGTAGGTAAAGGAACAATTGTTAGGAAAATCCTTGATAAGCATAGTGATGTATGGCTTTCTATTTCTGCAACTACTCGTCATCCAAGAGCTGGAGAAATTGATGGACAGCATTATTTTTTTTTAGAACAAAAAGAATTTCAAAAAATAATTGATAGCGGAGGTTTCCTTGAATGGGCGTCTTTTTCTAATAATTGTTATGGTACTCCCCAAAAAATAGTTAAAGAAAAAATCGAAAAAGGTACTAATGTGCTTCTTGAAATTGAATTAGAGGGTGCTAGACAAATTCGAAATTCTTTTCCTGAAGCGTTACAAATATTTTTAGCCCCACCTAATTTATCTGAACTTGAGAAAAGGATTAGAGGGCGAGGAACTGAAACAGAAAGTTCTATAAAAGATAGATTGGCAATAGCTAAAAAAGAAATTATTGCTAAAAAAGAGTTTGACGCGGTAGTTATTAATGACGATATTGACAAAGCCTTTAGGGAAATTGAAGGCTTAATGGGATTAAAATCTAGTTAA
- the psaJ gene encoding photosystem I reaction center subunit IX — protein MFKLFRTKWFRSAPVVATIWITLTASIIVEFNRFVPDLLFHPMSF, from the coding sequence ATGTTTAAATTATTTCGTACTAAATGGTTTAGATCAGCACCAGTAGTTGCAACGATTTGGATCACTTTGACAGCAAGTATTATTGTTGAATTTAATAGATTCGTACCTGACTTACTTTTTCACCCAATGTCTTTTTAA
- a CDS encoding Photosystem I reaction center subunit III — translation MSRLLSILLSAFLFLGIAPIANARPGPALNADRAPTDFTASALVSCSENARFQERASSATTDQAIKRFERYSKALCGDDGLPHLIIGPPIEPWGAWINRGHEGDLLIPGVMFIYIAGIIGWSGREYVRAVRGKKNAAEFEIIIDTSLAWQCLKRGAAWPLQANREGKNGELREKDNNVSLNGPRG, via the coding sequence ATGAGTCGTCTTTTATCAATTCTGCTTTCAGCATTCCTTTTTTTAGGAATAGCTCCAATAGCTAATGCAAGGCCAGGTCCAGCACTAAATGCTGATAGAGCTCCAACAGATTTTACAGCTTCTGCTTTGGTCTCTTGCTCAGAGAATGCCCGTTTCCAAGAAAGAGCAAGCAGCGCAACCACAGATCAAGCTATAAAGAGATTTGAGAGATATAGCAAAGCCCTATGTGGAGATGATGGACTTCCTCATTTAATTATTGGTCCACCTATTGAACCTTGGGGTGCATGGATTAACAGGGGACATGAAGGAGATCTTCTTATTCCAGGAGTAATGTTTATCTATATTGCCGGTATTATTGGTTGGTCAGGAAGAGAGTATGTAAGAGCCGTGAGAGGTAAAAAAAATGCTGCAGAATTTGAAATCATTATCGATACTTCTTTAGCATGGCAATGCTTAAAAAGAGGGGCAGCCTGGCCACTTCAAGCCAATAGAGAAGGTAAAAATGGAGAACTAAGAGAAAAAGACAACAATGTATCTCTTAATGGCCCAAGAGGCTAA
- the tsaD gene encoding tRNA (adenosine(37)-N6)-threonylcarbamoyltransferase complex transferase subunit TsaD, which translates to MSIILSLETSCDESAAALVSNAKGKIDLLAHEIASQIEEHSNWGGVVPEIASRRHLENLPFLIEEVFAKTKLEIKNIDAVAATVTPGLTGSLLVGSITARTLANLHQIPFLGIHHLEGHLASIYLAKNHPKPPFLVLLVSGGHTELIKVDAQHKYQRLGRSHDDAAGEAFDKVARLLGLPYPGGPAIQKVAKFGDPKKFLFPKGRVSKPGGGFFPYDFSFSGVKTAVFRQIEKIRSENKELPIADIAASFENIVAEVLVERSFRCALDQGLNSIVLVGGVAANERLRKMMLAKASENTINISLAPMEFCTDNAAMIGAAALLRLTSDNVQSSMELGVSARWPLEKSDLLYDFNPPF; encoded by the coding sequence ATGTCAATAATTTTATCCCTCGAAACAAGTTGTGACGAGTCAGCTGCGGCTTTGGTTTCAAATGCAAAAGGAAAAATTGATTTATTAGCTCATGAAATAGCTTCACAAATTGAAGAACACTCTAATTGGGGCGGGGTCGTTCCCGAAATTGCTTCGAGAAGACATTTGGAGAATCTGCCATTTTTAATTGAAGAAGTTTTTGCAAAAACAAAATTAGAGATAAAAAATATAGATGCCGTAGCTGCGACTGTTACACCAGGATTGACAGGTTCACTTTTGGTTGGATCAATAACAGCAAGAACTTTAGCTAATTTGCACCAAATTCCATTCTTAGGAATTCATCATTTGGAGGGACATCTTGCATCTATTTATTTGGCAAAAAATCACCCGAAACCTCCTTTTTTAGTTTTGCTAGTAAGTGGAGGCCATACTGAATTGATTAAAGTAGATGCACAACATAAGTATCAACGTCTAGGTAGAAGTCATGATGATGCAGCTGGTGAGGCTTTTGACAAGGTTGCAAGATTACTTGGACTTCCATATCCAGGAGGTCCGGCAATTCAAAAAGTTGCAAAATTTGGAGATCCAAAAAAATTCTTGTTCCCAAAAGGGAGGGTCTCTAAACCTGGAGGTGGTTTTTTTCCATATGATTTTTCTTTTAGTGGGGTAAAAACGGCTGTTTTTCGTCAGATAGAAAAGATCAGGTCAGAAAATAAAGAATTGCCAATTGCGGATATTGCTGCAAGTTTTGAAAACATAGTGGCTGAAGTTTTAGTTGAGAGGAGCTTTCGTTGTGCACTTGATCAAGGACTAAACTCTATTGTCTTGGTCGGAGGGGTTGCCGCTAATGAGCGATTGAGGAAAATGATGCTTGCTAAAGCATCTGAAAATACAATTAATATATCTCTTGCACCAATGGAGTTTTGCACTGATAATGCGGCAATGATTGGGGCTGCAGCTTTGTTACGATTAACTTCTGATAATGTTCAGAGCTCGATGGAATTAGGAGTTTCTGCTAGATGGCCGTTAGAAAAATCAGATTTACTTTACGACTTTAATCCTCCTTTCTAA